In the Theobroma cacao cultivar B97-61/B2 chromosome 1, Criollo_cocoa_genome_V2, whole genome shotgun sequence genome, one interval contains:
- the LOC18614163 gene encoding LOW QUALITY PROTEIN: putative ripening-related protein 2 (The sequence of the model RefSeq protein was modified relative to this genomic sequence to represent the inferred CDS: deleted 1 base in 1 codon; substituted 1 base at 1 genomic stop codon), which produces MSSFSAFFFLTHCFIVEMDTRRCKSSGQIEGXRPPQLPGGCNTQDSSACCVEGHLYDIYYCSSKVSSRTKANLTLRSFDRGGDGDLPSECDNQYHNDYELVVALSTVWFRNGKRCNHFINIYGNGKWVTAKVIDQCDSRVGCDAANLYEPPSGNNIVRTTEAVWDALGVPRSQWGARDIHWSDA; this is translated from the exons ATGTCTTCCTTctctgctttctttttcttgacacattgttttattgttgaaatgGATACTCGCAGATGCAAGTCCAGCGGCCAAATAGAAGGATAAAGGCCTCCT CAGCTTCCAGGCGGATGTAACACGCAAGACAGCTCTGCCTGCTGCGTAGAAGGCCATCTTTACGATATTTACTATTGTTCATCGAAAGTGTCGAGCCGTACAAAGGCAAACCTGACTCTCAGAAGCTTTGATCGTGGCGGAGATGGCGACCTACCATCCGAATGCGACAATCAGTACCACAATGATTATGAACTTGTGGTGGCGCTTTCAACTGTATGGTTCCGCAACGGAAAAAGAtgtaatcattttattaaCATCTATGGCAATGGAAAGTGGGTTACGGCTAAGGTTATTGATCAGTGCGATTCCAGAGTGGGCTGTGATGCTGCTAATCTGTACGAGCCCCCTAGTGGTAACAACATTGTTCGAACCACAGAAGCTGTCTGGGATGCCTTGGGAGTGCCCCGAAGTCAGTGGGGTGCAAGGGATATACATTGGTCTGATGCATAA